From Granulicella sp. WH15, the proteins below share one genomic window:
- a CDS encoding MATE family efflux transporter gives MLRIALPLVLAEVGWMSMSIVDTVMVGHLPNAATAISAAALSQVFFNMLVFGIGGILLGLDTTVAQAHGAGRFDEANRWLYQGILLAVAISGLLMMIFAVAPFGMSRLHTDPEVLKGALGTLGALSLGTLPLMLYFTLRRYLQAFNHVRIIAAALVSANLVNILFDWLLIYGHRWSLTLAAHTFVLAIPMLGVVGSGISTSLSRAYQAVFLIAALLYVNRKHDYGLLRVSLAPHWPSIRRLLALGLPSGATILIEIAIFTVVTNLIATLGSVPLAGHEIALNCIAFTFMIPLGLSAAASIRVGQAIGRRSLPEARAAGWTAIGLGAIFMLFSSLLFIVAPHRLASAFTHDPSVIAAAVPLLLIASIFQFCDGLQVTAIGALRGAGNTHSGLITHLCSYWLVGLPLGIYLCFHQHMGARGLWLGLCAALVIAGIVLILLWRRQLRLISV, from the coding sequence ATGCTCCGCATCGCCCTGCCTCTGGTTCTGGCTGAGGTCGGCTGGATGTCGATGAGCATCGTCGACACCGTCATGGTGGGCCACTTGCCCAACGCGGCCACGGCCATCTCCGCCGCCGCGCTCTCGCAGGTGTTCTTCAACATGCTGGTCTTCGGTATCGGTGGCATCCTCCTGGGGCTCGACACCACGGTCGCTCAGGCCCACGGCGCGGGCCGCTTCGACGAGGCCAACCGCTGGCTCTACCAGGGCATCCTCCTCGCCGTCGCCATCTCCGGCCTGCTCATGATGATCTTTGCCGTAGCGCCCTTCGGCATGAGCCGCCTGCACACCGACCCGGAGGTCCTCAAGGGAGCACTCGGCACACTCGGAGCGCTCAGCCTCGGCACGCTGCCGCTGATGCTCTACTTCACCTTGCGCCGCTACTTGCAAGCCTTCAACCACGTCCGCATCATCGCCGCCGCGCTGGTCTCGGCCAACCTTGTCAACATCCTCTTCGACTGGCTCCTCATCTACGGCCATCGTTGGAGCCTCACGCTCGCGGCCCACACCTTCGTGCTTGCGATCCCCATGCTAGGAGTCGTCGGCTCGGGTATTTCGACCTCGCTCTCGCGCGCGTATCAAGCCGTCTTCCTCATCGCGGCGCTGCTCTACGTCAACCGCAAGCACGACTACGGTCTGCTGCGGGTATCGCTCGCCCCGCACTGGCCCAGCATCCGCCGCCTGCTCGCGCTCGGCCTACCCTCCGGTGCAACGATTCTCATCGAGATCGCGATCTTCACCGTCGTCACCAACCTCATCGCGACGCTCGGTTCGGTGCCGCTGGCGGGCCATGAGATCGCCCTCAACTGCATCGCCTTCACCTTCATGATTCCGCTTGGCCTCTCCGCCGCCGCCAGCATCCGCGTGGGGCAGGCGATTGGCCGACGTTCACTCCCAGAGGCCCGCGCCGCCGGCTGGACCGCCATCGGCCTCGGCGCGATCTTCATGCTCTTCAGCTCGCTGCTCTTTATCGTCGCGCCGCACCGTCTGGCCTCGGCCTTCACGCACGATCCCTCCGTCATCGCCGCCGCTGTTCCGCTGCTGCTCATCGCGTCGATCTTCCAGTTCTGCGACGGGCTTCAGGTCACAGCGATCGGAGCCTTGCGCGGCGCGGGGAATACTCACTCCGGGCTTATCACGCACCTGTGCAGCTACTGGCTGGTGGGCCTGCCGCTGGGGATCTATCTCTGCTTCCACCAGCACATGGGCGCACGCGGTTTGTGGTTGGGGCTTTGCGCCGCGCTCGTCATCGCGGGGATCGTCCTGATCCTGCTCTGGCGGCGTCAACTGCGGCTTATCAGCGTGTAA
- a CDS encoding threonine synthase — translation MPKIAYLESVRSHNRLSAETPQTLDPATLESLYVRYDMDELKKTAHRDNPAKYAAASPASLGMWRYKDVLPDVTPVSLGEGWTPMIQSKRYPGLFIKEEGANPTGTFKARGLGMAVTMAKHYGLKHLAVPSAGNAAGALAAYAAAAGISAHIYMPQDVPLANYLEGVVYGADVHMIDGLISDCARLVGEEIKSQKTAGLPTEDVWFDISTLKEPFRIEGKKTMGYELVEQLGWKYPDAIFYPTGGGVGLIGMWKAFDEMEELGWIEKGSKRPKMYALQASGCAPVSRAFDEGKPASEFFQNAATFAAGLRVPKPYGDYIILDIVHRSGGKAIAHTDEEILASILDYAKNEGIFLCPEGAAATAAYDALIKSGELSPNDTVVLFNTGAGLKYTDMTADAMHLRRPGTLPTAMPVGGIITPQ, via the coding sequence ATGCCGAAGATCGCCTATCTCGAATCCGTCCGCAGCCATAATCGTCTCTCCGCCGAAACCCCTCAAACCCTTGACCCGGCCACGCTCGAAAGCCTCTACGTCCGCTACGACATGGACGAGCTGAAGAAGACCGCACACCGCGACAACCCCGCCAAGTACGCCGCCGCCTCGCCCGCCAGCCTGGGCATGTGGCGCTACAAGGACGTCCTGCCCGACGTCACCCCGGTCTCGCTCGGCGAGGGCTGGACCCCGATGATCCAGTCGAAGCGTTACCCCGGCCTCTTCATCAAGGAAGAGGGTGCGAACCCCACCGGAACCTTCAAGGCTCGCGGCCTGGGCATGGCGGTCACCATGGCGAAGCACTACGGCCTCAAGCACCTGGCCGTGCCCTCGGCCGGTAACGCCGCCGGTGCGCTGGCTGCCTACGCCGCCGCCGCTGGTATCTCTGCGCACATCTACATGCCGCAGGACGTGCCCCTGGCCAATTACCTCGAAGGCGTCGTCTACGGAGCCGACGTGCACATGATCGACGGCCTCATCTCCGATTGCGCCCGCCTCGTCGGCGAAGAGATCAAGTCGCAGAAGACCGCCGGGTTGCCCACTGAAGACGTCTGGTTCGACATCTCCACGCTCAAGGAGCCCTTCCGCATCGAGGGCAAGAAGACCATGGGCTACGAGCTGGTCGAGCAGCTCGGCTGGAAGTATCCCGACGCCATCTTCTACCCGACCGGCGGCGGCGTGGGCCTGATCGGCATGTGGAAGGCATTCGACGAGATGGAGGAGCTGGGCTGGATCGAGAAGGGCTCGAAGCGCCCCAAGATGTATGCTCTGCAGGCTTCGGGTTGCGCCCCTGTCAGCCGCGCCTTCGACGAGGGCAAGCCCGCCAGCGAGTTCTTCCAGAACGCCGCCACCTTCGCCGCCGGGCTGCGCGTGCCCAAGCCGTACGGCGACTACATCATCCTCGATATCGTTCACCGCTCGGGCGGCAAGGCTATCGCGCACACGGATGAGGAGATCCTCGCCAGCATCCTGGACTACGCCAAGAATGAGGGCATCTTCCTCTGCCCCGAGGGCGCGGCTGCCACGGCAGCTTACGACGCGCTCATCAAGTCGGGCGAGCTGTCGCCGAACGATACGGTGGTTCTCTTCAACACGGGAGCGGGCCTCAAGTACACCGATATGACTGCCGATGCGATGCACCTTCGTCGCCCCGGCACCTTGCCCACGGCCATGCCGGTGGGCGGCATCATCACACCGCAGTAA
- a CDS encoding MFS transporter, which translates to MQSVVSMQEQGFWQMAREPARRNALVAASLGWMLDSMDVMLYSMILPQVARELHLSAAMAGGVISLTLIAAAVGGIGFGFVADRLGRTRALSASILIYCVATGLCALVHTAPQLLVCRMVLGLGMGGEWAAGAALVAESWPDRHRGKALAIVQSSWAVGYALAALVVAVVMPHFGWRAVFLAGMLPALVTVWIRTQVKESEAWVKHPAERVPVSLLFRGELGRNTLIITTMNAASLFAWWGLFSWVPAFLSLPVARGGRGLDIFHTSAWTILMQCGTWLGYVSFGVLADRFGRKRIYILYLVLAACMVPVYVLAPGATALLLLGPVIGFWGSGYFSGFGVIASEAFPTALRGRALGFSYNLGRIVSAAAPYTIGRLSESRGIGPALLLTSAGFILAALTASALKEKHRIEA; encoded by the coding sequence ATGCAGAGTGTCGTCTCGATGCAAGAACAGGGATTCTGGCAGATGGCGCGGGAGCCTGCGCGGCGAAACGCGCTCGTGGCCGCGTCGCTGGGCTGGATGCTCGACAGCATGGATGTGATGCTGTACTCGATGATCCTGCCGCAGGTGGCGCGGGAGCTGCATCTTTCGGCGGCCATGGCGGGCGGCGTCATCTCGCTGACGCTGATTGCGGCGGCGGTGGGCGGCATCGGGTTCGGCTTTGTCGCCGACCGGCTGGGGCGCACGCGGGCGCTCTCGGCCAGCATCCTGATCTACTGCGTGGCCACGGGGTTGTGCGCGCTGGTCCACACGGCTCCGCAGCTACTGGTGTGCCGCATGGTGCTGGGGCTGGGCATGGGCGGCGAGTGGGCGGCGGGCGCGGCGCTGGTGGCCGAAAGCTGGCCGGACCGGCATCGGGGCAAGGCGCTGGCCATCGTGCAAAGCTCGTGGGCCGTGGGCTACGCGCTGGCAGCGCTGGTGGTGGCCGTGGTGATGCCGCACTTCGGCTGGCGCGCAGTTTTTCTGGCCGGGATGCTTCCGGCGCTGGTGACGGTCTGGATTCGGACGCAGGTGAAGGAGTCCGAGGCATGGGTGAAACATCCTGCGGAGCGGGTGCCGGTAAGTCTCCTGTTTCGCGGCGAGCTGGGCCGCAACACCTTGATTATCACCACGATGAACGCGGCCAGCCTCTTCGCATGGTGGGGTCTGTTCTCCTGGGTTCCGGCGTTTCTCTCCCTGCCCGTGGCGCGCGGCGGGCGCGGGCTGGATATCTTTCACACCTCCGCGTGGACGATCCTGATGCAGTGCGGCACTTGGCTGGGGTACGTGAGCTTCGGCGTGCTGGCCGACCGTTTCGGGCGCAAACGGATCTACATCCTCTACTTAGTGCTGGCGGCCTGCATGGTGCCGGTGTACGTGCTGGCCCCCGGCGCGACGGCGCTGCTGCTGCTGGGGCCGGTGATCGGGTTCTGGGGCTCGGGGTACTTCTCAGGCTTCGGCGTCATCGCCAGCGAGGCGTTTCCGACTGCGCTGCGCGGGCGAGCGCTGGGGTTCTCCTACAACCTGGGGAGGATCGTCAGCGCGGCGGCTCCCTATACGATCGGACGGCTCTCGGAGAGCCGTGGCATTGGCCCGGCATTGCTGCTGACGTCTGCGGGGTTTATTCTGGCAGCGCTAACAGCATCGGCACTTAAGGAAAAGCATCGGATAGAGGCGTAA
- a CDS encoding EAL domain-containing protein produces MLSGSLTGQQSGHPVPVGSMAVSLDGALVGITYLLLWLTLAVVLLHSRHTLRPRWGVVMFLVALVAESLVHIAETHGRVISFAPWLVVALKVVGEISAVGTLFSLPIYLRDLKTLALRAELGEQSEARLAVTTETSVDAIFIFRSVRNDASKIIDFTFTFVNRNGEQMLNSTRAEVLGQRVGELYPAMLTTGRIEQWATVVETDMPMVLESESPVLFSGNGPAYCRLQLTKLGDGIVITCTDLTSSRLVNQELKRALAFNKAIVLSSPFSIIVTDLDGRITSVNPAAERMLLYRSEELCGRSVMLLHDPEEVARRAEELSLELKRTVEPTVDVLRARASIGGRDEKEWTYLRKNGSRLPVQLTMSTMEDESGVVTGMMGMSYDLTERKDADDYIYHLAHHDTLTGLPGRSLLRDRLEVAIERGRRFQTIFAVLMIDLDHFKRVNDSLGHQAGDIVLCEVAERLKRLLRRVDTIARFGGDEFIVLISELQTREYAQHVARKIIKALTVPIRVFGHDLTVTASIGISMFPDSTTPDELIRHADIAMYRSKTLGRNDIVEFTPDLGQELMQRLAMESALRTAMERGEFTLMYQPQISLDTFALTGLEALIRWNNPDLGLVMPVDFIPIAEETGLIVEIGAWAVRTACREIAELERELGQPLMVAVNVSPRQVHQQNFQATIESALAESGLNPRSLEVEITEHLLMRDSEESLGIIERIQALGVTTAIDDFGTGFSNMSYITRFKVDRLKIDRSFVSRCVEDENSLAVTTAIIALAHSLNMRVVAEGVESADQAVMLRNLGCDFAQGYLYSRPLDRQALKEYASLWQQQISL; encoded by the coding sequence TTGCTGTCCGGATCACTCACCGGGCAACAATCCGGTCATCCCGTCCCCGTCGGGTCGATGGCCGTGTCCCTCGACGGCGCGCTCGTGGGGATCACCTATCTTCTGCTCTGGCTGACGCTGGCCGTGGTTCTGCTGCACAGCCGTCATACCCTGCGGCCCCGGTGGGGGGTCGTCATGTTTCTAGTGGCGCTGGTCGCTGAGTCGCTGGTACACATCGCCGAGACCCACGGACGCGTCATCTCGTTTGCACCGTGGCTGGTCGTCGCGCTGAAGGTGGTCGGCGAGATCAGCGCCGTGGGCACCCTCTTCAGCCTGCCCATCTACCTGCGCGACCTGAAGACGCTGGCCCTGCGCGCCGAGTTGGGCGAGCAGAGCGAAGCACGTCTGGCCGTGACGACCGAGACCAGCGTGGACGCCATCTTCATCTTCCGCAGCGTTCGCAACGACGCCAGCAAGATCATCGACTTTACCTTCACCTTCGTGAATCGCAACGGCGAGCAGATGCTGAACTCCACACGAGCCGAGGTGCTGGGACAGCGGGTGGGCGAGCTTTATCCGGCGATGCTGACGACCGGCCGGATCGAGCAGTGGGCGACCGTCGTCGAGACCGATATGCCGATGGTGCTCGAGTCCGAGTCCCCCGTACTCTTCTCCGGCAACGGCCCGGCATACTGTCGCCTGCAACTGACGAAGCTGGGAGACGGCATCGTCATCACCTGCACGGACCTGACCAGCTCGCGGCTCGTGAACCAGGAGCTGAAGCGGGCGCTGGCGTTCAATAAGGCCATCGTGCTCAGCTCGCCGTTCAGCATTATCGTCACCGATCTCGATGGCCGGATCACGTCAGTGAATCCCGCAGCGGAGCGGATGCTGCTGTACCGCTCCGAGGAGCTGTGCGGGCGCAGCGTGATGCTGCTGCACGACCCTGAAGAAGTGGCTCGCCGGGCCGAGGAGCTGAGCCTCGAGCTGAAGCGTACGGTGGAGCCCACGGTGGACGTGCTGCGCGCCCGGGCCAGCATCGGCGGCCGCGACGAGAAGGAGTGGACCTACCTGCGCAAGAACGGGTCGCGCCTGCCGGTGCAGTTGACCATGAGCACCATGGAGGACGAGAGCGGCGTCGTGACCGGGATGATGGGGATGTCGTACGACCTGACCGAGCGCAAGGACGCCGACGACTACATCTACCACCTGGCGCACCACGATACGCTGACCGGGCTGCCGGGCCGCTCGCTGCTGCGCGATCGGCTGGAGGTTGCGATCGAGCGCGGCCGCCGCTTCCAGACGATCTTCGCGGTGCTGATGATCGACCTCGATCACTTCAAGCGGGTGAACGACTCGCTGGGCCACCAGGCCGGCGACATCGTGCTGTGCGAGGTGGCCGAGCGTCTGAAGCGGCTGCTGCGCCGGGTCGATACCATCGCGCGCTTCGGCGGCGACGAGTTTATCGTGCTGATCTCCGAACTGCAGACCCGCGAGTACGCCCAGCATGTGGCGCGCAAGATCATCAAGGCTCTCACCGTGCCGATCCGCGTCTTCGGCCACGACCTGACGGTGACGGCGAGCATCGGCATCAGCATGTTCCCGGACAGCACCACGCCGGATGAGCTGATTCGTCACGCGGATATCGCGATGTATCGCAGCAAGACACTGGGGCGCAATGACATCGTCGAGTTCACGCCGGATCTGGGCCAGGAGCTGATGCAGCGGCTGGCGATGGAGTCGGCGCTGCGCACGGCGATGGAGCGCGGCGAGTTCACCCTGATGTACCAGCCGCAGATCTCGCTCGACACCTTTGCGCTGACGGGGCTGGAGGCTCTGATCCGCTGGAATAACCCCGATCTGGGGCTGGTGATGCCGGTCGACTTCATCCCCATTGCGGAGGAGACGGGGCTCATCGTCGAGATCGGCGCGTGGGCCGTGCGCACGGCGTGCCGGGAGATAGCGGAGCTGGAGCGCGAGCTGGGACAGCCGCTGATGGTCGCGGTCAACGTCTCACCACGGCAGGTGCACCAGCAGAACTTTCAGGCGACGATTGAATCGGCGTTGGCAGAGAGCGGGCTGAACCCGCGCAGCCTCGAGGTGGAGATCACCGAGCACCTGCTGATGCGGGACTCGGAGGAGTCGCTCGGCATCATCGAGCGGATACAGGCGCTGGGTGTGACCACGGCCATCGACGACTTCGGCACGGGCTTCTCGAACATGTCGTACATCACGCGGTTCAAGGTGGATCGCCTGAAGATCGACCGCTCGTTCGTCTCGCGATGTGTGGAGGACGAGAACAGTCTGGCGGTGACGACTGCGATCATTGCCCTGGCGCACAGTTTGAATATGCGTGTGGTGGCCGAGGGCGTGGAGAGCGCGGATCAGGCGGTTATGCTGCGCAACCTGGGATGTGATTTTGCGCAGGGATATCTGTACTCGCGGCCGCTGGATCGTCAGGCATTGAAGGAGTATGCGTCTTTGTGGCAGCAGCAGATCTCTCTGTAG
- a CDS encoding acylase: protein MSLPRRAASLLFVATLLAAASSPSFAASAPTQDELTRWKAQAQRVSIVRDDWGIAHVYGKTDADAVFGMVYAQAEDDLPRVETNYLNAMGRLAEAEGESKIYQDLRMKLFIDPVELKREYAASPAWLKSLMDAFADGLNFYLATHPQAKPRVIQHYEPWMALSFTEGSIGGDIERVNLTKLEALYGKDQAATLEEHAALPVATAPLIASTDDGEFAEPRGSNGMAIAPANTRDHHALLLINPHTSFFFRSELQMASDEGLNAYGAVTWGQFFIYQGFNDRVGWMHTSSGVDAVDEYLETIVRKDGRYWMKYGNELKPLEAKQITVPYRTEHGMAEKRFTIYRSIHGPIVRAEGGRWVSIRLMQKHVEALTQSYIRTKARSYKEFRQTLELKANSSNNTIFADADGNIAYFHGNFIPRRETRFDWTKPVDGSDPATDWKGLLTVNELPQLLNPASGWLYNSNNWPWSGAGESSLKQKDFPAYVEMGHESARGLHAIRVLEGKKDFTLDSLRAAAYDSYLPWFSETLPTLIKAWDELPASDARKPALAVQIALLRKWDLRWGVDSIATSLAVFWGEEIRRQVNDAATAAGLLPEDYIAQKAAPTQMLQALSTASNKLTEGFGKWQTPWGEINRYQRLNGALVQPFNDAGPSIPVGFTSAVWGSLASFGAHAYPGTKRWYGTLGNSFVAVVEFGDKVRARAVTAGGESGDPSSPHFNDQAKRYNTGDLREVYFYRSQVAEHTQREYHPGS from the coding sequence ATGTCTCTGCCCCGCCGGGCTGCAAGTCTTCTCTTCGTGGCCACGCTGCTGGCCGCAGCCTCTTCCCCATCATTCGCCGCATCGGCTCCGACGCAGGACGAGTTGACACGCTGGAAGGCGCAAGCGCAGCGCGTCTCCATCGTGCGCGACGACTGGGGCATCGCGCACGTCTACGGCAAGACCGACGCCGACGCGGTCTTTGGCATGGTCTACGCGCAGGCTGAAGACGATCTTCCGCGCGTCGAGACCAACTACCTGAACGCGATGGGACGACTCGCCGAGGCTGAGGGCGAGAGCAAGATCTACCAGGATCTGCGGATGAAACTCTTCATCGACCCGGTAGAGTTGAAGCGCGAGTATGCCGCCAGCCCGGCCTGGCTGAAGTCGTTGATGGACGCGTTTGCCGACGGCCTGAACTTCTACCTCGCGACTCATCCGCAGGCCAAGCCGCGCGTGATTCAACACTACGAGCCGTGGATGGCGCTATCGTTCACCGAGGGCAGCATCGGCGGAGATATCGAGCGCGTGAACCTGACGAAGCTCGAAGCGCTCTACGGCAAAGACCAGGCAGCCACGCTCGAAGAGCACGCCGCGCTGCCCGTTGCTACCGCGCCGCTGATCGCCTCTACAGACGACGGAGAGTTTGCGGAGCCTCGTGGCTCGAACGGTATGGCTATTGCACCTGCAAACACACGCGATCATCACGCGCTGCTGCTCATCAATCCGCATACCTCGTTCTTCTTCCGCTCGGAGCTGCAGATGGCCAGCGACGAGGGTTTGAACGCGTACGGCGCGGTGACGTGGGGACAGTTCTTTATCTACCAGGGCTTCAACGACCGCGTGGGGTGGATGCACACCTCGAGCGGCGTGGACGCGGTCGATGAGTACCTCGAGACCATTGTGCGCAAGGATGGCCGATACTGGATGAAGTATGGCAACGAGTTGAAGCCGCTCGAAGCGAAGCAGATCACGGTTCCCTACCGCACCGAACACGGCATGGCCGAGAAGCGGTTCACCATATACCGCAGCATTCACGGGCCAATCGTGCGCGCCGAGGGAGGACGCTGGGTGAGCATACGCCTGATGCAGAAGCACGTGGAGGCGCTGACGCAGTCGTACATACGCACCAAGGCGAGGAGCTACAAGGAGTTTCGTCAGACTCTGGAGTTGAAGGCAAACTCCTCGAACAACACCATCTTCGCCGATGCCGACGGCAACATCGCCTACTTCCACGGCAACTTCATTCCGCGGCGCGAGACCCGATTCGACTGGACGAAGCCCGTTGATGGCAGCGATCCGGCGACCGACTGGAAGGGTCTGCTTACGGTGAACGAGTTGCCTCAGTTGCTGAACCCCGCGAGCGGCTGGCTGTATAACTCGAACAACTGGCCGTGGTCCGGCGCGGGCGAGAGCAGCCTGAAGCAGAAGGACTTTCCCGCATACGTCGAGATGGGGCACGAGTCGGCGCGCGGCCTGCACGCCATCCGTGTGCTCGAAGGCAAGAAGGACTTCACGCTCGATTCGCTGCGTGCGGCTGCGTATGACAGCTATCTGCCGTGGTTCTCGGAGACGCTGCCAACACTGATAAAAGCATGGGATGAGCTGCCCGCGAGCGATGCGCGCAAACCCGCTCTGGCCGTGCAGATTGCGCTGCTGCGCAAGTGGGACCTGCGCTGGGGCGTGGACTCCATCGCGACCTCTCTGGCTGTGTTCTGGGGCGAGGAGATTCGCCGCCAGGTGAACGATGCAGCCACTGCCGCAGGACTGCTGCCGGAGGATTACATCGCGCAGAAAGCCGCGCCAACACAGATGTTACAGGCACTCAGCACAGCCTCCAACAAGCTGACCGAGGGCTTCGGCAAGTGGCAGACGCCGTGGGGCGAGATCAACCGATACCAGCGGCTGAACGGCGCGCTGGTGCAGCCCTTCAACGACGCAGGCCCCAGCATTCCTGTCGGCTTTACATCTGCGGTGTGGGGCTCGCTGGCGTCGTTCGGCGCGCACGCCTACCCGGGCACGAAGCGTTGGTATGGAACGCTGGGCAACAGCTTCGTTGCTGTAGTCGAGTTCGGCGACAAGGTGCGCGCACGCGCTGTAACAGCGGGCGGCGAGAGCGGCGATCCGTCCTCCCCGCACTTCAACGACCAGGCCAAACGCTACAACACGGGCGATCTGCGCGAGGTGTACTTCTACCGCTCGCAGGTGGCTGAGCATACGCAGCGCGAGTATCACCCGGGTAGCTAA
- a CDS encoding DUF4105 domain-containing protein encodes MHAEITVLLGEPFGSFGAMMPVGHAAIYLDRVCADGPLRLRMCEIGEPQGVVIARYHRIGQIDWIATPVMQFFYATDDPKEIPAYATPEIAWAMRERYRRRYILEIVPDGNEKLKATDEWWETAGNAYNRRFWGYQIATTEEQDEAFVRTMNADSNHHSYRMNNNNCADFAANMVNLYFPGSVRRDRIADFGWMTPKQVARSVANFGKAHPEAHLRVIEVPQVPGSLKRSKPVRGASETALKSKRYLAALLVLQPEIVAVSAVLYLDHGRWTVGKEAETITAENLAKVPSTTVATGETEANKTNGDKRSMQ; translated from the coding sequence GTGCACGCCGAGATCACGGTTCTGCTCGGCGAGCCGTTCGGTAGCTTCGGAGCTATGATGCCGGTGGGCCACGCCGCGATATACCTCGATCGCGTGTGTGCGGATGGGCCGCTACGGCTGCGGATGTGCGAGATCGGCGAGCCGCAGGGTGTGGTCATCGCCCGCTACCATCGCATCGGTCAGATCGACTGGATCGCCACGCCGGTGATGCAGTTCTTCTACGCGACCGACGACCCCAAAGAGATTCCCGCCTATGCCACGCCCGAGATTGCATGGGCCATGAGAGAACGCTACCGTCGGCGTTACATATTAGAAATTGTGCCCGACGGCAACGAGAAGCTGAAGGCCACCGACGAGTGGTGGGAGACGGCGGGCAACGCCTACAACCGCCGCTTCTGGGGATACCAGATCGCGACCACCGAGGAGCAGGACGAGGCCTTCGTGCGCACCATGAACGCTGACAGCAACCACCACAGCTATCGCATGAACAACAACAACTGCGCGGACTTTGCCGCCAACATGGTGAACCTGTACTTCCCCGGCTCGGTGCGCCGAGACCGTATTGCCGACTTCGGATGGATGACACCGAAACAGGTGGCGCGCAGCGTCGCCAACTTCGGTAAGGCGCACCCGGAGGCGCATCTGCGCGTGATCGAGGTGCCGCAGGTTCCCGGCTCGCTAAAGCGCAGCAAGCCCGTGCGCGGAGCGTCCGAGACGGCGTTGAAGTCGAAGCGATATCTCGCAGCGCTGCTGGTGCTGCAACCGGAGATCGTGGCCGTCTCGGCGGTGCTGTATCTCGACCACGGCCGCTGGACGGTGGGCAAAGAGGCCGAGACGATCACGGCCGAGAATCTGGCCAAGGTACCTTCCACGACGGTCGCAACGGGCGAGACCGAGGCCAACAAAACCAACGGGGACAAACGCTCTATGCAATAA
- a CDS encoding DUF892 family protein yields MKVFSANIEDLRTLYISNLKKALDMEQKITKALPDLIEQSTDPDLATALSSHLEETRGHVRMVEKLVWKHTGDSRTETCKVINGLTTEASDTIRDVVEPTIRDIALIGAAQQVEHHEIAVYGTLRRWAELLDLAEDAAILEMIESEEGAADQTLTDISLTVNSFAAA; encoded by the coding sequence ATGAAGGTATTCTCGGCAAATATCGAAGACCTGCGCACGCTTTACATCAGCAATCTGAAGAAGGCTCTGGACATGGAGCAGAAGATCACCAAGGCGCTGCCCGACCTGATCGAACAGTCCACGGACCCTGACCTGGCAACGGCTCTCAGCAGCCATCTGGAGGAGACCAGGGGCCACGTCCGCATGGTGGAGAAGCTGGTGTGGAAGCACACCGGCGACAGCCGCACCGAGACCTGCAAGGTCATCAACGGCCTGACGACGGAGGCGTCGGACACCATCAGGGATGTCGTCGAGCCGACGATCCGCGATATCGCGCTTATCGGCGCGGCCCAGCAGGTGGAGCATCACGAGATCGCCGTCTATGGCACGCTGCGGCGCTGGGCGGAGCTGCTCGATCTCGCCGAGGACGCGGCCATCCTGGAGATGATCGAGTCTGAGGAGGGAGCCGCGGACCAGACGCTCACGGACATCTCACTCACCGTCAACTCCTTTGCCGCCGCCTGA
- a CDS encoding IclR family transcriptional regulator: MAVPRKAYPTPALEKGLDILELFAREPMGLTKSEVARRLERSVSEIFRMLLCLEERGYIARAEGDDRFRLTLRLFHLAQEHPPTKRLIAEAEPIMQDVAHKLRQSCHLGVLNDANVVILAQVDSPISPGFSVRPGSVVDLMRAASGHVILSFLSDHARTRVLEQWQGNTHSKVPRDLETHLRSIRKRGFEERESYEIQGVINVSFPVLDERHTAIAALTVPYLARIGESIDVKTVRAILKTASERLSSEMGFKIA; the protein is encoded by the coding sequence ATGGCCGTTCCACGCAAGGCATACCCAACTCCGGCGCTCGAAAAAGGACTCGACATCCTCGAGCTGTTCGCGCGGGAGCCGATGGGGCTGACCAAGAGCGAGGTGGCGCGGCGGCTGGAGCGCTCCGTCTCCGAGATCTTCCGGATGCTGCTCTGCCTCGAAGAGCGCGGCTACATTGCACGTGCCGAGGGCGACGACCGCTTTCGCCTGACCCTGCGCCTCTTCCACCTGGCGCAGGAGCACCCGCCCACCAAGCGCCTCATCGCCGAGGCCGAGCCGATCATGCAGGACGTCGCCCATAAACTGCGGCAGTCCTGCCATCTCGGTGTGCTGAACGATGCCAACGTGGTCATTCTCGCGCAGGTTGATTCGCCCATCAGCCCCGGTTTCTCCGTGCGTCCCGGCTCCGTCGTGGACCTGATGCGCGCCGCCAGCGGCCACGTCATCCTCTCGTTTCTCTCGGACCACGCCAGAACCCGCGTGCTGGAGCAGTGGCAGGGAAACACACACAGCAAGGTGCCGCGCGACCTTGAGACGCATCTGCGCAGCATCCGCAAACGTGGCTTTGAGGAGCGCGAGAGCTACGAGATCCAGGGCGTCATCAACGTCAGCTTTCCCGTGTTGGATGAGCGGCACACGGCTATCGCCGCGCTCACCGTACCCTACCTGGCGCGCATCGGCGAGTCCATCGATGTGAAGACC